A region from the Deltaproteobacteria bacterium genome encodes:
- a CDS encoding cytochrome c, whose protein sequence is MILRKLTSAFLLAAPLSAYGQAGAVNSLALWSRKPGNFTDIENPEKNNLKTLDLSHFKLQKRTMRDAQYERDVTYKGIPLSQILSSYKPSDQDDMAILHFDNGMAIPLMLEPGVLSRLDPFLALEICETKTECVTSFPSIGKDEVYGLSDDPRPLTFTWNKIVVSKEWHPAVPAGKSGIFSPWRHVDSLAGIEFVNAAAYYRQFEFGKGSGEKVFKARCQFCHGIRNVGARYGWDYATPLAIYEKRSPEHLLNHVKYPKVLAKKKGLMMPTQDDVTLSEMQALWQWMKTGAKRKSLPAYQP, encoded by the coding sequence ATGATACTGCGTAAGCTAACCAGTGCATTTTTACTGGCTGCACCTTTGAGTGCCTACGGTCAGGCCGGTGCAGTTAATAGCCTCGCCTTGTGGAGTCGGAAGCCCGGTAATTTTACTGACATTGAGAATCCCGAGAAAAACAATCTGAAGACACTGGACCTGTCTCATTTTAAGCTCCAAAAACGCACCATGCGCGACGCCCAGTATGAACGTGACGTGACCTATAAGGGTATTCCCCTCAGCCAAATTCTTAGTAGCTATAAGCCCAGCGACCAGGATGATATGGCGATCCTACACTTCGATAATGGCATGGCCATCCCGCTAATGCTTGAACCTGGTGTCCTCAGTCGCCTGGACCCATTTTTAGCTCTTGAGATCTGCGAGACAAAAACTGAGTGCGTCACGAGTTTCCCGAGCATCGGCAAGGACGAAGTGTACGGCCTGTCGGATGACCCACGCCCCCTGACTTTTACGTGGAACAAAATCGTCGTATCCAAAGAGTGGCACCCGGCGGTGCCTGCTGGCAAGAGCGGCATTTTTAGCCCCTGGCGTCACGTTGATTCCTTGGCTGGCATCGAGTTTGTCAATGCAGCGGCCTACTACCGCCAGTTTGAGTTTGGCAAAGGGAGTGGCGAGAAGGTTTTTAAAGCCCGCTGCCAATTCTGCCATGGCATCAGAAATGTCGGTGCTCGCTACGGTTGGGATTACGCCACTCCACTGGCGATCTACGAAAAAAGGTCACCAGAGCATCTCCTAAACCACGTGAAGTATCCTAAGGTACTTGCCAAGAAGAAGGGCCTGATGATGCCCACCCAGGACGACGTGACCCTGTCCGAGATGCAAGCCCTTTGGCAATGGATGAAGACTGGCGCCAAGCGCAAGAGTCTGCCCGCATACCAGCCATGA
- a CDS encoding trypsin-like serine protease — translation MRPFFLTFTLMLLASTAEARVYESFADVAERAIPGVVNIRTTIYSGNKDPALDLYQFFLNGTLPRSAQTHSVGSGVVIDNQGHILTNHHVVENASVIEVLFAKTKRKVNATIVGIDPKTDLALLRTQLPPGVNWLDPGDSDLLRVGDVVLAIGNPFGYAHTVTSGIISAKGRVIGAGPYDDFLQTDAAIHPGNSGGPLIDIRGRVIGINTAVAAEGPNIGFAIPINIARAVVRDLLKFGKVKRPYIGIVGKNILSTDEVESGDTLGGVYGVIITNLIVEGPGYNAGLKIGDLVMAIDNEKVLDMNQLQRMMSTRSPSDHIRLKIYRRGRGFMHVNLGLEEFPRASDLPVSKDLF, via the coding sequence ATGAGACCATTTTTCCTCACCTTCACCTTAATGCTACTCGCCTCAACAGCCGAGGCCCGAGTGTACGAATCATTTGCCGATGTCGCCGAACGCGCTATTCCAGGCGTCGTCAACATCCGCACCACGATTTACTCGGGCAACAAGGATCCAGCACTGGATCTTTATCAGTTTTTCCTTAACGGCACACTACCAAGGTCGGCGCAGACCCACTCCGTCGGTTCCGGCGTGGTGATCGATAACCAAGGCCACATCTTGACCAATCATCATGTGGTCGAGAACGCCAGCGTCATCGAAGTTTTGTTTGCCAAGACTAAACGCAAGGTCAATGCAACGATTGTAGGCATCGACCCAAAGACGGATTTGGCTCTGCTGCGCACGCAACTGCCACCCGGCGTCAATTGGCTCGATCCAGGTGATAGTGATCTCTTGCGCGTTGGCGATGTCGTCCTGGCCATCGGTAACCCTTTCGGCTACGCGCACACAGTCACGAGTGGCATCATCTCGGCTAAGGGGCGCGTCATCGGCGCTGGACCTTACGACGACTTCCTGCAGACCGACGCAGCCATCCATCCAGGCAACTCGGGTGGGCCCTTGATCGATATCCGGGGACGGGTCATCGGCATCAACACGGCCGTGGCGGCAGAAGGCCCGAACATAGGCTTCGCCATCCCCATCAATATCGCCCGCGCTGTCGTCCGCGACCTACTGAAATTCGGCAAGGTCAAAAGACCCTACATCGGTATCGTCGGGAAAAACATACTCTCCACCGACGAGGTAGAGTCCGGTGACACGCTGGGCGGTGTTTACGGGGTGATCATCACTAATCTGATCGTTGAGGGCCCCGGCTACAATGCGGGTCTCAAAATCGGCGATCTCGTCATGGCTATCGACAACGAGAAGGTCCTGGACATGAACCAACTGCAGCGCATGATGAGCACACGCAGCCCCTCTGATCACATCCGCCTGAAGATCTATCGCCGCGGCCGCGGGTTCATGCACGTTAATTTGGGCTTGGAGGAGTTTCCTCGCGCCAGCGACCTGCCGGTATCCAAGGATCTCTTTTAA
- a CDS encoding carboxypeptidase family protein produces the protein MAKYRLLQRLQRIHGGTLAAAGMAVCVGTLATSLVWAGLIHLEERRAVALLAQSPLGQVEALAQVGRFAVPKTRNTATFEGGNIGAVVKHSPHSYTVQMRSDNDDALPHSWRQWYYFSLDDLPTDQPVTLTIEGLGIPHYFLPFYSLDNIDWIQFAASSVKQLSPQSIQITQQFKQSKIWFARYIPYTYSRLVHYLDAIKDKPDVKISYIGRTPGGSRIPMVTITEQQGINAKERVIIHARTHPGEVGSSLVLEGLINFLLSDGESARSLRNRVIFSIIPMVNIDGVIAGNNRTNTAGINLEGQWIPSPHSSLKLDSQKTPVEIKLLNKAFRDMLASGVPVTIALNLHTSAGQPSDNIFAFPHFGPMAKGYAAREAQLYDKQIKFINILAASYGQDRVMAPPVDGGNYFLARRLPETWWWLNFKDRVMALTLESTYGLAGKTGRWVKPRDLRALGESLAEAIGGYHESALALGRSRRPMVVQ, from the coding sequence TTGGCCAAATATAGGCTACTTCAGCGCTTGCAAAGGATTCATGGCGGCACTCTGGCGGCCGCTGGTATGGCTGTTTGTGTCGGGACTCTAGCGACGTCTCTTGTTTGGGCTGGGCTCATCCATCTTGAGGAACGCCGCGCAGTCGCCTTGCTCGCCCAGAGTCCGCTAGGACAGGTGGAGGCTTTGGCTCAGGTGGGTCGTTTTGCCGTGCCTAAGACGCGCAACACGGCCACTTTTGAGGGTGGCAACATAGGGGCAGTGGTTAAGCATTCACCTCACTCCTATACCGTGCAAATGCGTAGCGATAATGATGATGCGCTGCCGCATTCTTGGCGCCAGTGGTATTACTTTAGTTTAGATGATTTGCCGACAGATCAGCCCGTGACTCTGACGATCGAGGGTCTAGGAATTCCACACTATTTCTTGCCGTTCTATTCCCTGGATAATATTGATTGGATTCAGTTTGCCGCATCCTCTGTCAAGCAACTGAGTCCGCAAAGTATCCAAATAACGCAGCAGTTCAAGCAGTCGAAGATTTGGTTTGCGCGTTATATTCCTTACACATATTCCCGGTTAGTCCACTATCTTGATGCGATCAAAGATAAGCCTGATGTCAAAATCAGCTATATCGGTCGTACGCCAGGCGGTAGTCGTATTCCCATGGTCACGATTACGGAGCAGCAAGGCATCAATGCTAAGGAGCGCGTGATTATCCACGCCCGCACCCACCCAGGAGAGGTCGGGAGTTCTCTGGTTCTTGAAGGGTTGATCAATTTTCTATTAAGCGACGGAGAATCAGCACGCTCGCTACGCAATAGAGTGATATTTTCCATCATACCTATGGTTAATATTGATGGCGTGATTGCTGGCAATAATCGCACCAATACGGCGGGAATAAATCTCGAAGGGCAGTGGATACCGTCACCGCATTCCAGCCTCAAACTGGACAGTCAGAAGACACCAGTGGAGATAAAGCTGCTGAATAAAGCTTTTCGTGACATGCTGGCCAGTGGAGTTCCAGTGACTATTGCCCTTAATTTACACACGTCAGCCGGTCAACCGAGTGACAATATCTTTGCCTTTCCGCACTTTGGTCCGATGGCCAAGGGGTACGCGGCACGCGAGGCTCAGCTTTATGATAAACAAATTAAATTTATAAATATTCTTGCCGCTTCCTACGGTCAGGACCGCGTGATGGCGCCACCGGTGGACGGAGGCAACTACTTTCTAGCGCGCCGCTTACCGGAGACATGGTGGTGGCTCAATTTTAAAGATCGCGTTATGGCTTTGACGCTTGAGTCTACATATGGTTTAGCTGGTAAGACGGGTCGATGGGTTAAGCCCCGTGACCTTCGCGCCTTAGGCGAGTCGTTAGCTGAGGCTATAGGTGGATACCACGAGTCCGCGCTAGCGTTAGGCAGATCTAGGCGCCCGATGGTTGTCCAGTAA
- a CDS encoding ketoacyl-ACP synthase III has product MATTPRARIVGTGMYVPPKVVTNFDLEKLMDTSDEWIRQRSGIGERRYAAEGLGPSDLALEAAKSALDMAGVKSTDLDMIIFATLSPDYYFPGSGAFLQDYLGCGTTPALDIRNQCSGFLYGLNVAQAFITSGQYKRVLLVGAECHSRALNFSTPGRDVSVLFGDGAGACVLVPSDDSRRGLLSVHVYAEGAHRDLLKIEAPSTRQSPMISPEIMAAGIHYPKMEGRQVFKHAVTRMPEAVATALSHNAMTPNDVDLYLFHQANLRINEAVMKQLEQPLTKTFNNIERYGNCSAASIPMCLDEVVRSGRVNAGDAVCMAAFGAGFMWASAMMRW; this is encoded by the coding sequence ATGGCCACAACTCCCCGAGCGCGTATTGTTGGTACCGGCATGTACGTCCCCCCAAAGGTCGTCACGAATTTCGATTTAGAGAAGCTGATGGATACCTCCGACGAGTGGATCCGGCAGCGCAGTGGGATCGGCGAGCGGCGTTATGCCGCGGAAGGCCTTGGACCCTCTGACCTAGCGCTAGAGGCCGCAAAGTCAGCCCTTGATATGGCTGGGGTTAAGAGTACCGATCTCGATATGATCATCTTTGCGACGCTAAGTCCCGATTACTATTTCCCTGGTTCGGGTGCCTTTTTGCAGGACTACCTCGGATGTGGCACGACGCCAGCTCTGGATATCAGGAATCAATGCTCCGGATTCCTTTACGGCCTTAACGTTGCTCAGGCCTTCATCACATCTGGTCAGTACAAAAGGGTGCTTTTAGTGGGAGCCGAGTGCCACTCGCGTGCCCTCAACTTCTCGACGCCTGGTAGGGACGTTTCCGTGCTCTTTGGCGACGGTGCTGGTGCTTGTGTCCTCGTGCCGAGCGACGATAGTAGGCGGGGATTGTTATCGGTCCATGTCTATGCCGAGGGGGCTCACAGGGATTTACTTAAGATCGAGGCGCCGTCGACGCGTCAATCACCGATGATCTCGCCAGAGATCATGGCCGCCGGAATTCATTATCCGAAAATGGAGGGGCGGCAGGTATTCAAACATGCAGTCACACGTATGCCAGAGGCGGTGGCGACTGCCTTGAGTCATAATGCCATGACGCCGAACGATGTTGATCTCTATCTTTTTCATCAGGCAAACTTGCGCATCAACGAGGCGGTGATGAAACAGCTGGAGCAGCCACTCACCAAAACCTTCAATAACATTGAGCGCTACGGTAATTGCTCGGCTGCCTCCATCCCGATGTGCCTGGACGAAGTTGTCAGATCAGGCCGCGTTAATGCAGGAGATGCAGTATGCATGGCAGCCTTTGGAGCCGGATTTATGTGGGCCTCAGCGATGATGCGCTGGTGA
- a CDS encoding leucyl/phenylalanyl-tRNA--protein transferase: MSTHLLRQAYAQGYFPMPHPHSNELLWLSPDPRAIIPLDGLHVSRSLERTIRRGHLTYTYDMDFAGVMQGCSERPDTWITDEFKTAYQRLHKEGYAHSVEIWQDDKLVGGVYGVALHGAFFAESKFHRVRDASKMAIVKLVERMKICGMELLEVQFLTDHLKTLGTIEVPRRQYLQLLSHALSSPAKFTPVSP; the protein is encoded by the coding sequence ATGAGCACCCATCTCCTGCGTCAAGCCTATGCGCAGGGATATTTCCCTATGCCTCATCCACATAGTAACGAACTCCTCTGGCTAAGTCCCGATCCACGCGCCATCATTCCTCTCGACGGACTCCATGTGTCGCGCTCCCTCGAACGCACGATCCGACGTGGGCACCTCACCTACACTTATGACATGGATTTTGCGGGAGTCATGCAAGGCTGTAGCGAGCGTCCCGACACCTGGATCACCGATGAGTTTAAAACGGCCTACCAGCGTCTACACAAGGAGGGGTACGCCCACTCCGTCGAGATTTGGCAGGATGATAAGCTGGTTGGAGGCGTCTACGGCGTGGCTTTGCACGGTGCCTTTTTCGCTGAGTCGAAATTTCACCGCGTTCGTGATGCCTCTAAAATGGCAATCGTTAAATTAGTCGAACGCATGAAGATATGCGGTATGGAACTGCTTGAGGTGCAATTCCTCACCGACCATCTCAAAACTCTGGGGACCATCGAAGTACCCCGCCGTCAATACCTGCAGCTGCTCAGTCATGCCTTAAGCAGCCCAGCTAAATTCACCCCAGTGTCGCCATAG
- a CDS encoding GAF domain-containing protein has product MTTTPRPIAALDAELEKSSVDHPINTHLQLAVALQTTPGFRAFAISTPDDDVVVITRDGLIQILLGSTVWQAIADFQVYLQQASSDSSICLVCTGTHTELAALPEYISNSPDIQLLGLPLHPSALYPIVHNIYNMQTLLRYERNSSLEVQESSQAVKHIMSISRELNGERDIPKLLDLILLKAREITNADAGSIYTVDSPTNRVQDGSIQFHRTQNHSIRQNLSTFSLPVNEKSIVGSACIHAVSINIQDLYQLSEDPEKNPYGARHDKTWDQRIGYQSHSMLTVPMFDISHNIIGVIQLINRKKDREAKLTSPESFTEQVIPFDERDQEMAEIVAQQAGIALENANMHQNIQDLFDGLVTASVTAIEQRDPTTSGHSHRVAALTVGLAEIVNKCDAGPYKASFFNDDQIQEIRYASLLHDFGKLGVRENVLTKAKKLYPSELERLFMRFELIHATLEVDYLRKVIQYLQSPDQFPMGANPYTFEYEKNQKIAELEEHLRFINKANEPTVLEQGGFEKLKDIANLSYRNLRNERHPYLLSEELKALSVSRGSLTREEFAEIQSHVVHTYEFLRKIPWGKKLANVPQIAAKHHEKLDGSGYPHAAQVGEIPTQSRMMTIADIFDALTAKDRPYKKAVPVDRALDIIEMEVKGGKIDSELFRLFCEAKVYEPVLDPNFKSNI; this is encoded by the coding sequence ATGACGACGACACCGCGCCCTATTGCAGCGCTAGATGCTGAACTGGAAAAATCTTCCGTTGATCACCCGATCAACACTCATCTCCAGCTTGCAGTAGCATTGCAAACTACACCTGGCTTTAGAGCCTTCGCCATCAGCACCCCGGATGATGACGTCGTCGTGATCACACGCGACGGCCTGATTCAAATCCTCTTGGGTAGTACCGTTTGGCAGGCCATCGCAGACTTCCAGGTGTACTTGCAACAGGCGAGCAGTGACTCATCGATTTGCTTGGTTTGCACTGGAACCCACACGGAATTGGCTGCACTGCCTGAATACATTAGCAACAGCCCCGATATCCAACTACTTGGATTGCCGCTGCATCCCTCGGCCCTCTACCCCATCGTCCACAACATTTATAATATGCAGACGCTGCTGCGCTACGAGCGCAATAGCTCCCTTGAGGTACAGGAATCCAGCCAAGCAGTTAAACACATCATGTCCATCTCGCGCGAACTTAACGGAGAGCGCGACATCCCCAAGCTACTCGATCTCATTCTATTAAAGGCGCGCGAGATCACCAACGCCGACGCAGGATCCATCTATACTGTGGATTCACCAACCAATCGTGTGCAAGACGGTAGTATTCAGTTTCACCGCACGCAGAATCACTCGATCAGACAAAATCTGTCGACTTTTTCCCTACCTGTAAACGAAAAATCCATAGTCGGCAGTGCCTGTATTCATGCCGTCTCGATTAACATTCAGGATCTTTATCAGCTAAGCGAAGACCCCGAGAAAAATCCCTATGGCGCTCGTCACGATAAAACTTGGGATCAGCGCATAGGTTATCAGTCACACTCGATGCTAACCGTGCCGATGTTCGACATTAGCCACAACATCATCGGTGTCATTCAGCTCATTAATCGCAAAAAAGATCGAGAAGCTAAACTCACCTCTCCTGAGTCCTTCACCGAGCAAGTGATCCCATTTGACGAACGCGACCAGGAGATGGCAGAAATCGTTGCCCAGCAAGCAGGGATCGCGCTCGAAAACGCCAACATGCACCAGAATATCCAGGACCTCTTCGACGGCTTGGTGACTGCATCGGTCACTGCCATCGAACAACGAGACCCAACCACCAGTGGTCACTCCCACCGTGTGGCCGCCTTGACGGTGGGCCTGGCTGAGATCGTCAATAAATGTGATGCGGGTCCGTACAAGGCCTCGTTCTTCAATGACGATCAGATTCAGGAAATTCGTTACGCCTCGCTTCTGCATGACTTCGGTAAGTTGGGTGTACGAGAAAACGTTCTGACCAAGGCCAAGAAACTCTACCCGAGTGAGTTAGAGCGTCTTTTCATGCGCTTTGAACTCATTCACGCCACGCTTGAGGTCGACTATCTACGCAAAGTGATCCAGTATCTGCAGTCGCCCGATCAATTTCCTATGGGAGCCAATCCCTATACTTTTGAGTACGAAAAAAACCAAAAGATCGCCGAGCTTGAAGAGCATCTGCGCTTTATCAACAAAGCCAACGAGCCTACGGTGCTCGAACAAGGTGGGTTTGAAAAACTCAAGGACATCGCTAATCTGAGCTACCGCAACCTAAGGAACGAGCGCCATCCCTACCTGCTCAGTGAAGAGCTGAAAGCTCTCTCCGTTTCGCGCGGGTCGTTGACCCGTGAGGAGTTTGCTGAGATTCAAAGTCATGTCGTTCACACCTATGAATTTTTGCGCAAGATCCCTTGGGGTAAAAAACTTGCCAACGTGCCGCAGATCGCCGCCAAGCATCATGAGAAACTTGACGGTTCCGGCTATCCTCATGCGGCGCAGGTAGGTGAGATTCCAACGCAGTCTAGAATGATGACCATCGCGGATATTTTCGACGCTCTCACAGCTAAAGATCGTCCCTATAAGAAAGCCGTGCCAGTTGATCGCGCCCTTGACATCATTGAGATGGAAGTTAAAGGTGGCAAAATCGACTCGGAGCTCTTCCGGCTGTTCTGTGAGGCGAAAGTTTATGAACCGGTGCTCGACCCCAACTTTAAAAGTAACATCTGA
- a CDS encoding 3'-5' exonuclease — MDFGVIIDVETTGLSPTSDKIIEIGLLEFQVGESGKPHLLRTYGALQDPGTELSADIIRITGLSDAMLAGQQINWAIVQEMLARASVVVAHNADFDRSFIDRVPELAGLNLHWACSMRHIDWRSKHFNTLALNHLAADHGFVNPFAHRAVFDCATTFRLIGDHLHELVARSHEREYLVQAVGSPFETKDILRQRGYRWDTDQRVWSRILAESALPEERQFLQEQVYRGRGAAIERQLSASL, encoded by the coding sequence ATGGATTTTGGGGTAATTATCGATGTTGAGACCACGGGTCTCTCCCCGACCTCAGATAAGATCATTGAAATCGGTCTCTTAGAGTTTCAGGTGGGGGAATCTGGCAAGCCCCACCTGCTGCGGACTTATGGTGCGCTGCAAGATCCGGGGACCGAGTTGAGCGCCGATATCATCAGAATCACGGGCCTAAGTGACGCCATGCTCGCGGGACAGCAGATCAACTGGGCCATTGTGCAGGAGATGCTGGCGCGTGCCAGTGTCGTTGTCGCTCACAATGCGGATTTCGACCGATCCTTTATCGACCGTGTGCCTGAGCTCGCAGGTCTCAATTTGCATTGGGCATGCTCGATGCGTCACATCGATTGGCGCAGCAAGCATTTTAATACTCTCGCCCTCAACCACCTGGCTGCTGATCATGGCTTTGTGAATCCCTTCGCACACCGCGCAGTCTTTGATTGCGCCACCACATTCAGGCTCATCGGCGACCATTTGCACGAGCTCGTGGCACGAAGCCATGAGCGTGAGTATTTGGTGCAAGCGGTGGGCTCACCGTTTGAGACCAAAGACATCCTACGTCAGCGCGGTTATCGCTGGGATACGGATCAGCGTGTGTGGAGCCGTATCTTAGCTGAAAGTGCCTTACCCGAGGAGCGGCAATTCCTCCAAGAGCAAGTCTATCGTGGCCGCGGTGCAGCGATCGAGCGCCAGCTGTCTGCCAGCCTTTAG
- a CDS encoding DedA family protein, producing MQFLHDVLHFLQPYGSHSYFVILAMLLACGFGIPMPEDIILITGGILSSHDITNYWGVVAVGMIGVLGGDGTVFMLGRRFGTRIRSRAFFRKLLSDRRDHQVRGIIQKYGDKVVFMARFMPGLRTPIFFTCGSYHLPPWKFILLDGLAALISVPLWIYVGHLFGSNLEELEIKIRQFQFGIYLVLGLIVLAFVGAALIKRRALRNLPTEDGAQP from the coding sequence ATGCAGTTCCTTCACGACGTACTTCATTTTCTTCAGCCCTACGGATCGCACAGTTACTTTGTGATTCTCGCGATGTTACTGGCCTGTGGCTTCGGCATACCCATGCCCGAGGATATTATTTTGATCACGGGTGGCATCCTCTCATCGCACGATATCACCAATTATTGGGGTGTCGTGGCCGTAGGCATGATCGGTGTCCTTGGCGGCGACGGGACTGTTTTCATGCTCGGTCGTCGCTTTGGCACCCGGATCAGAAGCCGCGCTTTTTTCAGAAAACTGCTGAGTGACCGCCGTGATCACCAGGTGAGGGGCATCATCCAGAAGTACGGTGACAAAGTGGTGTTTATGGCTAGGTTTATGCCGGGACTGCGAACCCCCATTTTCTTCACCTGCGGCAGCTACCATTTACCGCCCTGGAAGTTTATCCTCCTCGACGGTCTCGCTGCTCTTATTTCGGTGCCCCTGTGGATCTATGTCGGACATCTTTTCGGGAGCAACCTCGAGGAGCTTGAGATCAAAATCCGGCAGTTCCAGTTCGGGATTTACCTGGTTCTCGGTCTCATCGTGTTGGCATTTGTAGGCGCAGCACTGATTAAGCGCCGCGCCCTACGCAACCTACCGACCGAAGACGGCGCTCAGCCCTAA
- the mqnE gene encoding aminofutalosine synthase MqnE, protein MDIISSVAKKLDQGIRLSEDDALALFQSNELVALGQLADQVNRKKNRDLVFYNVNRHINPTNICALSCKFCAYSRKPGEEGAYAYSIEEMVTKAGEAVAQGATEVHMVGGLHPRWKFDHYKDMIKAVKAAFPHVHVKAFTAVELDWLARRARKTIEEVLRELQDVGLGSLPGGGAEIFHPEIRDVICDTKVSAEQWLDTHRLAHRLGMHSNCTMLYGHIENYGHRVDHMRRLRELQDETGGFNAFIPLAFQPFQNEMGIDRYTFGYDDLKTLAIARLYLDNFRHIKSYWIMLGQEIAQLGLQFGANDLDGTVIEEKISRMAGGRSGMAMSRSFIEQLIHKSKRIPCERDTLYKPVRAPEVTALPDPRDIVRQTINKADYGDTLTGDDLELLATEASLHDLGRLASARIATADGGLDGSIAPTATVRLPEFAAAAEALTKLVEICESSVTKFTLEPRVIALDLASHVRDAHTWSLPALSELITACRERFPRQEIALWGTKGLWRLANAASLKLDQAAQLLSQAGLQLFASSPAESETDLTHNEVAAVHEALHKAGIDTEARVELSAPAFSSGEPQWSNFLRRVELFAQVKARSNGLRGVAVAASPDSFVTTSEYLRAVALTRLASGHGATIIAPLAQIPTISQVHGLGTASYQHPAEKVAAVALHYGANDLGAIDVASLSPVAVMQQVRAAGFRPMLRATVKEPVSSEVTELISKSLRHAPSAFVD, encoded by the coding sequence ATGGACATTATAAGCTCTGTAGCGAAAAAGCTCGATCAAGGCATTCGTCTTAGTGAAGATGATGCACTTGCCTTATTTCAGAGTAACGAACTAGTTGCCCTTGGCCAGCTAGCAGATCAAGTTAACCGCAAAAAAAATCGCGACTTGGTCTTTTACAACGTCAATCGGCACATTAATCCTACCAATATCTGTGCACTCAGCTGTAAATTTTGCGCCTATTCTCGCAAACCTGGCGAGGAGGGAGCTTACGCCTATTCCATTGAAGAAATGGTCACAAAGGCTGGCGAGGCCGTGGCTCAGGGTGCTACCGAAGTCCATATGGTGGGTGGCCTGCATCCGCGCTGGAAATTCGATCACTACAAAGACATGATTAAAGCGGTAAAAGCGGCTTTCCCTCATGTACACGTTAAGGCCTTTACCGCGGTCGAGCTGGATTGGTTAGCCAGACGCGCGCGCAAGACTATTGAGGAAGTACTGAGAGAGCTGCAGGACGTCGGTTTAGGCTCACTGCCGGGTGGCGGAGCCGAAATATTCCACCCAGAAATCCGCGATGTCATTTGTGATACAAAAGTATCGGCAGAGCAATGGCTGGACACCCACAGGTTGGCGCATCGCCTTGGTATGCACAGCAATTGCACGATGCTTTACGGACACATTGAAAATTACGGTCACCGTGTCGATCACATGCGCCGCTTGCGTGAGCTCCAGGATGAGACGGGCGGCTTCAATGCGTTTATTCCTCTCGCATTCCAGCCGTTTCAAAACGAGATGGGGATCGACCGTTATACGTTTGGCTATGATGACCTGAAGACCTTGGCGATCGCCAGGCTTTACCTTGATAACTTCAGGCACATCAAATCTTACTGGATCATGCTTGGCCAGGAAATTGCTCAGCTCGGATTGCAGTTTGGCGCTAATGATCTCGACGGTACGGTGATCGAAGAAAAGATTTCAAGAATGGCTGGCGGCCGCTCTGGGATGGCCATGAGCCGCAGCTTTATTGAACAACTCATCCACAAGAGTAAAAGGATCCCTTGCGAGCGGGACACGCTTTATAAGCCTGTGCGAGCACCTGAAGTGACGGCATTGCCTGACCCACGCGACATCGTGCGTCAAACGATCAATAAAGCAGACTACGGTGACACGCTAACGGGTGACGATCTTGAGCTCTTAGCGACGGAAGCCAGCCTGCACGATCTTGGACGGCTTGCTAGCGCACGCATAGCGACAGCTGACGGTGGACTCGACGGTAGTATTGCGCCCACGGCCACGGTTCGTCTGCCTGAATTTGCCGCGGCTGCTGAGGCTTTAACTAAACTAGTTGAGATCTGCGAAAGCAGCGTTACCAAGTTCACTCTTGAGCCGCGTGTCATTGCCCTCGATCTCGCGAGCCATGTGCGGGACGCTCATACTTGGTCGCTGCCGGCGCTCAGTGAACTTATTACCGCCTGCCGTGAGCGTTTCCCGCGCCAGGAGATTGCGCTTTGGGGGACCAAAGGTCTATGGCGTCTCGCAAATGCCGCCAGCCTCAAGCTGGACCAGGCAGCGCAGCTCCTCAGTCAGGCCGGTTTACAGCTGTTTGCCTCGAGCCCGGCTGAGAGCGAGACCGATCTGACCCACAACGAAGTGGCCGCAGTGCATGAAGCTCTGCACAAAGCGGGCATCGATACAGAGGCTAGAGTTGAGCTCTCGGCCCCCGCATTTAGCTCGGGCGAACCCCAATGGTCCAACTTCCTGCGCCGCGTGGAACTCTTTGCCCAGGTAAAGGCGCGTAGCAATGGTCTGCGTGGCGTCGCCGTGGCTGCGTCTCCCGACAGTTTTGTGACGACCAGCGAATACCTGCGCGCCGTGGCACTGACCCGTCTTGCGTCCGGCCATGGGGCGACGATCATCGCTCCGCTAGCGCAAATTCCGACTATCAGCCAGGTCCACGGCCTCGGGACGGCAAGCTATCAGCATCCAGCAGAAAAGGTTGCAGCGGTAGCGCTGCACTACGGAGCTAACGATCTCGGCGCCATCGATGTGGCATCACTGAGTCCCGTAGCTGTCATGCAACAGGTCCGCGCTGCTGGGTTTAGACCTATGCTGCGGGCCACCGTGAAGGAGCCCGTAAGCAGTGAAGTTACCGAATTAATCAGCAAATCTTTACGCCATGCACCAAGTGCGTTCGTAGATTAG